Proteins from a genomic interval of Musa acuminata AAA Group cultivar baxijiao chromosome BXJ1-9, Cavendish_Baxijiao_AAA, whole genome shotgun sequence:
- the LOC103997754 gene encoding uncharacterized protein LOC103997754: protein MIQMYRHLLFALNPAICGLSPSPDLPAAPPSALLLLHTLCPPKLAVLPLSARSLSATGGLLRRTDMEKWIHQIEEWIHQQPIEQLYVAFAVLVFTFVFFGLFRILRRSKSNTIVLVGLSGSGKTVLFYQLRDGSPHLGTVTSMEPNDGTFMLHSELEKKGKLNPVHLIDVPGHSRLRPKLDEFLPHAAGVIFVVDSLDFLPNCRAAAEYLYDVLTKAIIVKRRIPILILCNKADKVTAHSKEFIRKQLEKEIDKLRTSRSAISTADITSDYTLGVPGEAFSFSHCQNKVTVADASGLTGEISQVEQFIRELVRP from the exons ATGATACAGATGTATCGGCATCTTCTCTTTGCCCTAAATCCCGCGATCTGCGGTCTCTCCCCGTCGCCGGACCTCCCTGCCGCGCCTCCTTCGGCGCTCCTCCTTCTCCACACCCTCTGTCCCCCGAAACTTGCTGTTCTTCCATTGTCTGCACGATCGCTCTCGGCCACCGGTGGCCTTCTTCGTAGAACAG ATATGGAGAAATGGATACATCAAATTGAAGAATGGATTCATCAGCAGCCCATAGAGCAACTCTATGTTGCTTTCGCTGTTCTAGTCTTCACATTTGTTTTCTTTGGGTTGT tTCGTATCTTGAGACGCTCAAAGTCCAATACCATAGTGCTTGTTGGCTTAAGTGGTAGTGGAAAAACTGTTCTTTTTTACCAG CTTCGTGATGGCTCCCCGCATCTTGGTACTGTTACATCAATGGAACCAAATGATGGTACTTTTATGCTGCACTCTGAGCTGGAAAAG AAGGGAAAACTAAATCCAGTTCATTTGATTGATGTTCCTGGGCATTCACGACTGAGACCAAAGCTTGATGAATTCTTGCCTCATGCGGCTGGAGTCATTTTTGTTGTGGACAGTTTAGATTTCTTACCAAATTGCCGAGCGGCTGCTGA GTATTTGTATGATGTACTGACAAAGGCAATCATAGTGAAGCGAAGAATACCCATTTTGATATTGTGCAACAAGGCAGACAAAGTGACGGCACATTCCAAGGAATTTATTAGAAAACAGTTGGAGAAGGAAAT AGACAAGCTTCGTACCTCAAGAAGTGCAATTTCAACTGCTGATATAACCAGTGACTATACCCTTGGGGTTCCCGGAGAAGCATTTTCGTTTTCTCATTGTCAAAACAAGGTGACGGTAGCTGATGCATCTGGGCTAACGGGAGAGATCTCCCAGGTCGAGCAGTTCATCAGAGAGCTAGTGAGGCCATAA
- the LOC135583263 gene encoding protein FATTY ACID EXPORT 1, chloroplastic-like: MACRSMAASQLYGSGLVAKRSMRSLEGLRPSLPWSRVSSSDSVDVKSMFFRVPAFRVSNISGRKLSVSMSLNGTSAGSNVDANNAIRYAEGTKPDLVYDPLKSNPTEESFDGKMGMDMRIQKEGIIPTKRSAKLHDFCFGIPFGGFLFAGGLLGFIFSRNATAMIHGGAILVLSVLSLKVWRTGRSSLPFILGQAAFSAAFLWKLMQAYTLSKKLFPTGFYIFLSAAMICFYSYVLISGGNPPPKKLAAAPQS; this comes from the exons ATGG CCTGTAGATCGATGGCTGCCTCGCAGCTTTATGGATCCGGTTTGGTGGCGAAGAGGAGCATGCGATCCTTGGAGGGGCTTCGGCCTTCTCTGCCGTGGTCTAGGGTTTCTTCTTCCGATTCCGTGGATGTCAAAAGCATGTTTTTCAGAGTCCCTGCCTTTAGAGTTTCCAACATCAGTGGCAGAAAG CTTTCAGTTTCTATGTCCCTTAATGGAACCAGTGCTGGAAGCAATGTTGATGCCAATAATGCCATAAGATATGCGGAGGGTACTAAACCAGATCTAGTCTATGATCCACTTAAATCTAATCCAACTGAAGAATCATTCGATGGGAAAATGGGTATGGACATGCGTATACAGAAGGAGGGCATCATCCCAACCAAAAGAAGTGCAAAATTACATGATTTTTGCTTCGGCATCCCTTTTG GTGGATTTTTATTTGCTGGAGGGCTGCTAGGCTTTATTTTCTCTAGAAATGCCACGGCCATGATACATGGTGGTGCTATTTTGGTGCTAAGTGTACTTAGCCTAAAAGTTTGGAGGACTGGAAGATCCAGCTTACCATTTATACTGGGTCAAGCAG ccTTCTCTGCTGCGTTTCTCTGGAAGCTTATGCAGGCATACACATTG TCAAAGAAACTCTTTCCCACAGGATTTTATATCTTCTTGAG TGCTGCAATGATATGCTTTTATTCGTATGTGTTGATCTCCGGCGGAAACCCACCACCGAAGAAGTTGGCAGCAGCTCCCCAGTCATAA
- the LOC135592999 gene encoding disease resistance protein RPM1-like, whose protein sequence is MAEVVVFSLIEKMTDAVATAAVRPPGGLARPQQNVHEGMIRIKSELEVMQEFLKSMNTYRGEHELVFISWAKQVQDVAYDIEDIVDEYTYVVAGSSWGSLGAFVRGLSNDAKATALREIARRLEAKEVSLAQLSGIGELPVIRIPQKLAELPDDPQPGYHLAESAHFVEEDELVGIDDHKDRLIGLLTDEEPRRTAVAVFGMGGVGKTTLVTRVYRDRAILSHFSCRAWVIVSQNYNIDDLLRKILRALLQERMEETADDFDSMEYRRLVEALRAHLDRQRYLIVLDDVWQVSIWTDISYALLANNCRSRVIITTRMQEVASVAGGSRVMTVDPLPEEMAWSLFCKKAFPRGEGSVCPPALEHWARRIVDKCEGLPLAIVAIGILLSHRDRAESTWKSMHDGLTWSTTEHTGLHRVSRILSLSIRHLPYHLRNCLLHCSLFPEGYLIGRNRLIRLWVAEGFVKERRQRSMEEVAEDYLNQLVGRCLLQVTHTNESGRVRFCRVHDLVRELIVARSRDEHFAEAYDGKPEDLSDRIRRLSLVQGEDERLSEKMPLLRSFLAFSPASTSLLSKCRLIRVLDLRAAPLESLPDEIGHLFNLRYLSIRRTNVRHLPKTLGSLRKLETLDAVYTHVEELPSGVTRLERLRHLMVKKFHRQTSRYTILGGGVVVPGGMGKLQKLQTLKAVVVEDETTVRHLRSLTQMKSLDIRGVRTIHSKLLSASISNMDRLVRLVVMARHKDDTLLLNNLTPPPQLRKLSLYGMLEKGMTSRWPDSLRALTHLVLKMSRLKEDSLSSLMELPNLVSLFLMQAYDGTELCFRAGWLRRLKSLGLCDMIHLSRMEVEENALESLRELRLVRCGKLKTIPVGIEYLGGLQKLELEGMPIELVEKLHGGGQTEDDRVRLQHIPIIMNWFQRDGCWMEERLS, encoded by the coding sequence ATGGCAGAGGTTGTAGTCTTCAGCTTGATCGAGAAGATGACCGATGCTGTGGCCACTGCAGCAGTCCGACCTCCCGGCGGCCTCGCCAGGCCTCAGCAGAACGTTCACGAAGGGATGATCCGGATCAAGAGCGAGCTCGAGGTGATGCAGGAGTTCCTCAAGTCCATGAACACGTACAGAGGCGAACATGAGCTGGTCTTTATCTCCTGGGCCAAGCAGGTTCAAGATGTGGCCTACGACATCGAGGACATCGTCGACGAGTACACCTACGTCGTCGCCGGTAGCAGCTGGGGCAGCTTGGGAGCCTTCGTCCGTGGCCTCTCCAACGACGCCAAGGCCACTGCTTTGCGCGAAATCGCCAGGAGACTGGAGGCCAAGGAAGTTAGCCTTGCTCAGCTATCAGGAATCGGAGAGTTGCCTGTCATCAGAATCCCACAGAAGTTGGCGGAGCTGCCCGACGACCCCCAGCCGGGCTACCATTTAGCGGAATCAGCACACTTCGTCGAGGAAGACGAACTTGTGGGGATCGACGACCACAAGGATAGGCTTATCGGGTTGCTGACGGACGAGGAGCCCCGGCGCACCGCAGTCGCCGTCTTCGGCATGGGCGGCGTCGGGAAGACCACCCTCGTGACCAGAGTTTACAGAGACAGAGCAATCCTCAGCCACTTCAGCTGCCGCGCGTGGGTCATTGTGTCCCAAAACTACAACATCGATGACCTGCTGCGGAAGATCCTGAGGGCgctgctgcaggagaggatggaaGAGACCGCCGACGACTTCGATTCGATGGAGTACAGGAGGCTGGTGGAAGCACTCCGCGCGCATCTGGACCGCCAGAGGTACCTGATTGTGCTGGACGATGTGTGGCAGGTCAGCATCTGGACGGACATCAGCTACGCGCTGCTCGCCAACAACTGCCGGAGCAGAGTCATCATCACCACGAGGATGCAGGAAGTGGCTTCGGTGGCGGGTGGCAGCCGGGTCATGACAGTGGACCCTCTGCCGGAGGAGATGGCGTGGTCTCTCTTCTGCAAGAAGGCGTTTCCGAGGGGGGAAGGAAGCGTGTGCCCCCCGGCGCTGGAGCACTGGGCCAGAAGAATCGTGGACAAGTGCGAAGGCCTCCCCCTCGCCATCGTCGCCATCGGCATCCTGTTGTCCCACAGGGACAGGGCGGAGTCGACATGGAAGAGCATGCACGACGGCCTGACATGGTCTACCACCGAACACACAGGGCTCCATAGAGTCTCCAGAATCCTGAGCCTAAGCATCAGGCATCTACCGTACCACCTCAGGAACTGCCTCTTACACTGCAGCCTCTTCCCGGAGGGTTACCTCATCGGAAGAAATCGGTTGATCAGGCTCTGGGTGGCGGAAGGGTTCGTGAAGGAGCGGCGTCAGAGGTCGATGGAGGAGGTGGCCGAGGACTACCTCAACCAACTGGTCGGCCGCTGCCTGCTCCAAGTCACCCACACAAACGAGTCCGGAAGGGTGCGCTTCTGCCGAGTTCATGACCTCGTCAGGGAGCTCATCGTGGCCAGATCCAGAGACGAGCACTTCGCCGAGGCGTACGACGGCAAGCCGGAAGATTTAAGCGATCGGATCCGGCGACTCTCCCTCGTGCAGGGTGAAGATGAGAGGCTGAGCGAGAAGATGCCGCTGCTTCGGTCCTTCCTTGCGTTCTCACCGGCTTCCACCTCGCTGCTCTCCAAGTGTCGGCTGATAAGAGTCTTGGATCTCCGCGCCGCTCCATTGGAGAGCTTGCCGGACGAGATAGGCCACCTCTTCAACCTGCGATACCTGAGCATACGGCGCACCAATGTCAGGCACCTGCCCAAAACACTGGGAAGCCTTCGGAAGCTTGAAACCTTGGATGCGGTCTACACCCACGTCGAGGAGCTCCCCAGCGGAGTCACAAGGCTGGAGAGGCTGCGGCATCTGATGGTGAAGAAGTTCCACCGTCAGACTTCAAGATACACCATTCTCGGCGGCGGAGTCGTCGTTCCGGGCGGGATGGGCAAGCTGCAGAAGCTGCAGACTCTGAAGGCCGTAGTAGTGGAGGACGAGACGACGGTCCGGCATCTGCGGAGTCTGACGCAGATGAAGAGCTTGGACATCAGAGGCGTGAGAACCATCCACAGCAAGTTGCTCTCGGCGTCCATATCCAATATGGATCGCCTTGTTCGCCTGGTGGTGATGGCGAGGCACAAAGACGACACCTTGCTGCTAAACAACCTCACTCCTCCGCCGCAGCTGCGGAAGCTGAGCTTGTACGGGATGCTGGAGAAGGGGATGACGTCTCGGTGGCCTGACTCTCTCAGAGCTCTCACTCATTTGGTCCTAAAGATGTCGAGACTCAAGGAGGACTCGCTGTCTTCGCTCATGGAGTTGCCCAACCTGGTGTCCCTCTTTCTCATGCAAGCATACGACGGGACCGAGCTGTGCTTCCGTGCCGGTTGGCTCCGGAGGCTCAAGTCTTTGGGGCTGTGTGATATGATCCACCTCAGCCGCATGGAAGTAGAAGAGAACGCCCTCGAGAGCCTGCGTGAGCTGAGACTGGTAAGGTGTGGCAAGTTGAAGACGATTCCGGTTGGCATAGAGTACCTCGGTGGCTTGCAGAAGCTGGAACTCGAGGGCATGCCAATTGAGCTGGTGGAGAAGCTGCATGGAGGGGGACAGACCGAGGACGACCGTGTGCGGCTTCAACATATCCCCATCATCATGAACTGGTTCCAGAGAGACGGATGTTGGATGGAGGAAAGGCTCTCTTAA
- the LOC135593000 gene encoding BTB/POZ domain-containing protein At1g55760-like, with the protein MSERACQVETTPRLAQWRIESLASCTYRKSDPFKIGLWNWYLAVEKSKQLSVKLFPEVSSLTREQPPIASFVIKVVSPSSPNRKTLIHPGIWDRQLKNSDDFVWAIDTLLPGRFIIDVEFLDLKIVPSSGGEPSSIWGSYQVAKHSAATALTTLGRMLADGIHTDITINARGGSIGSHRAVLAARSPVFRSMFSHDLKEKELSAVDICDMSFEACRAFLDFIYGNFQADEFLGHRLALLRAADKYDLSDLKEACHESLLEDIDAKNVLERLQTAHLHRLPELKSSCMRYLVAFGKIYELGEDFNVFLQTADRELIAEIFQEVLAAWKGF; encoded by the exons ATGAGCGAGCGGGCATGCCAGGTGGAGACCACGCCGCGGCTCGCGCAATGGAGGATCGAAAGCCTCGCCTCCTGCACCTACCGCAAGTCCGACCCCTTCAAGATCGGCCTCTGGAACTG GTATCTTGCAGTGGAGAAGAGTAAACAACTGTCTGTGAAGCTGTTCCCCGAGGTTTCAAGCCTCACGAGGGAGCAGCCGCCCAttgcctcctttgtcatcaaggtTGTCTCCCCATCATCTCCAAACCGCAAGACTCTCATCCATCCAG GAATCTGGGACAGGCAGCTGAAGAACAGCGACGACTTTGTATGGGCAATCGACACCCTGCTCCCCGGCAGATTCATAATCGACGTTGAATTCCTTGATCTAAAGATTGTGCCGTCATCA GGTGGCGAGCCTTCTTCAATTTGGGGCAGCTACCAGGTCGCGAAGCACTCGGCGGCCACCGCCCTCACCACTCTCGGCCGGATGCTGGCCGACGGCATCCACACCGACATCACGATCAACGCCAGGGGCGGCAGCATCGGCTCGCACCGCGCCGTCCTCGCGGCGAGGTCGCCCGTCTTCCGCAGCATGTTCTCGCACGACCTCAAGGAGAAGGAACTCTCTGCCGTCGACATATGCGACATGTCCTTTGAGGCTTGCCGGGCCTTCCTCGACTTCATCTACGGAAACTTCCAGGCCGACGAGTTCCTCGGCCACCGCCTCGCACTCCTGCGAGCGGCCGACAAGTATGACCTATCGGACCTGAAGGAGGCGTGCCACGAGAGCCTTTTGGAAGACATCGATGCTAAGAACGTGCTCGAGAGGCTGCAAACCGCTCACCTCCACCGTTTGCCTGAGCTGAAGAGCAGCTGCATGAGGTACCTGGTGGCCTTCGGAAAGATCTATGAGCTCGGTGAAGATTTCAATGTCTTCCTGCAGACTGCCGATAGGGAGCTCATAGCTGAAATATTTCAGGAAGTTCTTGCTGCCTGGAAAGGTTTCTAG